One Cryobacterium psychrophilum DNA segment encodes these proteins:
- a CDS encoding alkaline phosphatase family protein: MSTMLPARQFSSLRLADVLTSSLLAVRSEPNRLGLPAVSKAVVVLADGLGVSALRARAGHARFLAGRLTKADVIDGVFPATTAAGIATLTTGLEPGQHGLVGYQVLDADGDRIINQLTGWDAGMDPATWQRARTVFDQAADVGVPSFAIGPKRFIGSGFTQAVLRGARYVAAESIGDRFAAAREILASEPTALVYLYVAELDVAAHAHGWESGRWLAHLETLDSEMARFASELASDEGVLLTADHGVIDVPETKHVLFDTAPALVDGVRHIGGDPRCLQLYVDPARIDVTSDSLAAAWQVAEGHRAWVYTRAEAVAAGLFGQVDTDVLPRIGDVIVAARKGIAYYDSRPANQSARSMIGQHGSLTDEEIRVPLIRAGAFSR, encoded by the coding sequence CTCGGTCTGCCCGCGGTGTCCAAGGCCGTCGTGGTTCTGGCGGACGGACTGGGAGTCAGCGCCCTGCGGGCGCGAGCGGGCCACGCCCGCTTTCTCGCCGGCCGACTGACGAAGGCCGATGTCATCGACGGGGTCTTTCCGGCCACGACCGCGGCAGGGATCGCGACGCTGACGACCGGTCTCGAACCGGGTCAGCATGGTTTGGTGGGCTACCAGGTGCTTGACGCGGACGGCGACCGAATCATCAACCAGCTCACGGGGTGGGACGCCGGTATGGACCCCGCGACGTGGCAGCGCGCCCGCACCGTCTTCGACCAGGCAGCGGATGTCGGCGTGCCCAGTTTCGCTATCGGACCCAAGCGCTTCATTGGCTCCGGTTTCACCCAGGCTGTGCTGAGAGGGGCGCGGTACGTCGCTGCGGAAAGTATCGGGGACCGGTTCGCCGCAGCGCGAGAAATCCTCGCTTCCGAGCCGACGGCGCTCGTCTACCTTTATGTGGCCGAGCTCGACGTTGCGGCGCACGCCCACGGTTGGGAATCCGGGCGGTGGCTGGCACACCTTGAGACCCTCGACTCAGAAATGGCCCGATTCGCGTCCGAGCTTGCCTCTGACGAGGGTGTGCTTCTCACAGCAGACCATGGCGTCATTGACGTGCCAGAGACCAAGCACGTGCTCTTTGATACAGCACCGGCCCTCGTGGATGGGGTGCGTCACATCGGGGGAGACCCGCGGTGCCTGCAGCTGTACGTCGATCCCGCGAGGATCGACGTGACGAGCGATTCCCTTGCCGCGGCGTGGCAGGTGGCGGAGGGGCACCGCGCCTGGGTCTACACCCGCGCGGAGGCTGTAGCAGCCGGACTGTTCGGGCAGGTCGACACCGATGTGCTTCCCCGTATCGGAGACGTCATTGTCGCGGCGAGAAAAGGCATCGCCTACTACGATTCGCGCCCGGCTAACCAGAGCGCACGGTCCATGATCGGTCAGCACGGCTCCCTCACCGATGAGGAAATCCGCGTGCCGCTCATCCGGGCCGGGGCATTTTCCCGCTGA
- a CDS encoding DUF3043 domain-containing protein, with the protein MAKQPVNPDAQPSIETAAETAARLNGTSAGKGQPTPTRRMQEAANKRPLVPNDRKLAAKQARAKSRVSRDRARIGMANGEDKYLPLRERGPQKRYARDFVDARFNVGELMIPVMFLVILLSTIPSIATYGIIALWAFFILAIVDCVVLGFIVTKKIESKFGAGKVEKVRWYVAMRALQLRPMRLPKPQVKRGKYPV; encoded by the coding sequence GTGGCTAAACAACCAGTGAACCCCGACGCACAGCCGTCGATCGAAACCGCAGCCGAGACGGCCGCTCGCCTGAACGGCACTTCAGCCGGTAAAGGTCAGCCGACTCCGACGCGCCGAATGCAGGAAGCGGCCAACAAAAGACCCCTCGTACCCAACGACCGTAAGCTCGCGGCGAAGCAGGCTCGCGCGAAGTCGCGTGTGTCCCGTGACCGAGCCCGAATCGGCATGGCGAACGGTGAGGACAAATACCTCCCGCTTCGTGAGCGTGGGCCACAGAAGCGCTACGCACGCGACTTCGTTGACGCTCGGTTCAACGTTGGTGAGCTGATGATCCCGGTGATGTTCCTCGTCATCCTGCTGTCAACGATCCCGTCGATTGCGACCTATGGAATCATCGCCCTCTGGGCGTTCTTCATCTTGGCCATTGTTGACTGCGTCGTCCTCGGCTTCATCGTGACCAAGAAGATTGAGTCGAAGTTCGGTGCCGGAAAGGTGGAGAAGGTGCGCTGGTACGTCGCTATGCGTGCTCTCCAACTTCGTCCCATGCGTCTTCCGAAGCCGCAGGTCAAGCGCGGAAAATACCCGGTCTAA